Proteins from a genomic interval of Pseudomonas anuradhapurensis:
- a CDS encoding O-antigen ligase family protein: protein MPEHLRALIVILFLASVVFLLARRPACDLIPLRDFKRRRNLWFLLTLLAFFSHSFWLYLGAGAVILYIAGRREHNPMALFYLLLFLIPPASLQVPGFGLVNFLVELNHIRLLSVCVLLPAALALRRQGDTLRFGRTWPDRLLAAELLLMSVLYLRETTLTDTLRQTFYLYIDVLLPYYVASRGLRQISDFKDTLLAFVLASFLLALIGVAEYVRHWLLYSALVDAMGVPWSMSGYLDRGGSLRASVTTGQAIVLGYVMSVAIGLFLFVQGYVRRPWQRLMGALLLAAGLFAPLSRGPWIGAMVIVVVFVALGKGALRRLALLAAAGMLALPLLTAVPGGDKVLDLLPYIGNVDKDNITYRERLMDNAWIVIQRNPLFGSFDFRNTPEMQSMIQGEGIIDIVNTYINVALRVGLVGLGLFLAFFASVLLGLRKAMRSFPDKDDERRQLGRALLATLAGILVIIFTVSSITFIPVVYWTIAGLGVGYSQMVRRLHDSQVSELAGSALQTG from the coding sequence ATGCCTGAACATTTGCGTGCGTTGATCGTCATCCTGTTCCTGGCTAGCGTGGTCTTTCTGCTGGCCCGGCGGCCTGCCTGCGACCTTATCCCGCTGCGCGACTTCAAGCGCCGGCGCAACCTGTGGTTCCTGCTGACCCTGCTGGCCTTCTTCTCGCACAGTTTCTGGCTGTACCTGGGCGCAGGCGCAGTCATCCTGTACATCGCCGGGCGCCGCGAGCACAACCCCATGGCGCTGTTCTACCTGCTGCTGTTCCTGATCCCGCCGGCTTCGCTGCAGGTGCCGGGGTTCGGCCTGGTCAACTTCCTGGTCGAACTCAACCATATCCGCCTGTTGAGCGTGTGCGTGCTGTTGCCGGCAGCGCTGGCCCTGCGCCGCCAAGGCGACACCCTGCGCTTCGGCCGCACCTGGCCCGACAGGCTGCTGGCGGCGGAGCTGCTGCTGATGAGCGTGCTGTACCTGCGCGAAACCACCCTGACCGACACCCTGCGCCAGACGTTTTACCTGTATATCGACGTGCTCCTGCCGTACTACGTGGCCAGCCGTGGCCTGCGCCAGATCAGCGATTTCAAGGACACCCTGCTGGCCTTCGTGCTCGCCTCCTTCCTGCTGGCCCTGATCGGTGTCGCCGAGTATGTGCGCCACTGGCTGCTGTACAGTGCCCTGGTCGACGCCATGGGCGTGCCATGGAGCATGTCCGGCTACCTGGACCGCGGCGGTTCGCTGCGCGCCAGTGTCACCACCGGGCAGGCCATTGTGCTGGGTTATGTGATGAGCGTGGCCATTGGCCTGTTCCTCTTCGTCCAGGGTTACGTACGCCGCCCCTGGCAGCGTTTGATGGGAGCCCTGCTGCTGGCCGCCGGGCTGTTCGCGCCGCTGTCGCGCGGCCCGTGGATCGGGGCCATGGTCATCGTTGTGGTATTCGTCGCCCTCGGCAAAGGTGCGCTCAGGCGCCTGGCACTGCTGGCTGCGGCCGGCATGCTGGCCCTGCCCCTGCTGACCGCCGTGCCCGGTGGCGACAAGGTCCTGGACCTGCTGCCGTACATCGGCAACGTGGACAAGGACAACATCACCTACCGCGAGCGGCTGATGGACAATGCGTGGATCGTCATCCAGCGCAACCCGCTGTTCGGCTCGTTCGATTTCCGCAATACCCCGGAAATGCAATCGATGATCCAGGGTGAAGGCATCATCGACATCGTCAACACCTACATCAATGTGGCGCTGCGGGTCGGGCTGGTCGGGCTCGGCCTGTTCCTGGCGTTCTTCGCCAGCGTGCTGCTCGGCCTGCGCAAGGCCATGCGCAGTTTCCCCGACAAGGACGACGAGCGACGCCAGCTCGGCCGAGCGTTGCTGGCGACGCTGGCCGGCATCCTGGTGATCATCTTCACCGTCAGCAGCATCACCTTCATCCCAGTGGTGTACTGGACGATCGCCGGGCTGGGCGTGGGCTATAGCCAGATGGTACGGCGGCTTCACGACAGCCAGGTCAGCGAGCTGGCCGGCTCAGCCCTTCAAACCGGGTAA
- a CDS encoding oligosaccharide flippase family protein, which produces MPSIDVSAAASLRKRALKAGSWNLVSQVASQAMRLGGNLLMARLLVPEMFGVMVIANTVSVLLHLLSDVGLRQNIVQSQRGDDPQFLNTAWTVQIIRGLVLFVLTVLLALAAWLAQRAEVWPADSTYAEPELPMVLAATALSAVIWGFQSTKIDVAVRTFQQKRVALVDLASQVVGLVVMLVLGYLTHSVWALVIAGLVSALAWTLFGHTVLEGPRNRLQWDRSALNELIVFGRWILLSSMVGVLAMYGDRIWFGASMTTAQLGVYSIAVLILGAVQTALMKIFGAVALPAFSEAARAGDQERLKALYHRFRLLVDLLVLFICGGFLTASPLLIGWMYDDRYREAGPMLAILSLSFLTLRYTLAHQVWIALGLTKYQAIDNIIRLVSLWGLLPLLLMLGGVDWAIWGVALHTLPTLVLIVYVNCKLDIFSLKRELMVLPMLLIGALCGALLTAFFNWL; this is translated from the coding sequence ATGCCGTCGATTGATGTGTCAGCCGCCGCGAGCCTGCGCAAGCGGGCCCTCAAGGCCGGGTCGTGGAACCTGGTCTCGCAGGTGGCGTCACAAGCGATGCGCCTTGGCGGCAATCTGCTCATGGCCCGCCTGCTGGTGCCGGAAATGTTCGGGGTGATGGTCATTGCCAACACCGTTTCGGTACTCCTGCATCTGTTGTCCGATGTCGGCCTGCGGCAGAACATCGTGCAGAGCCAGCGCGGCGATGACCCGCAGTTTCTCAATACCGCCTGGACGGTGCAGATCATCCGCGGCCTGGTGCTGTTCGTCCTGACCGTACTGCTGGCCCTGGCGGCCTGGCTTGCCCAGCGCGCCGAGGTGTGGCCGGCAGATTCCACCTATGCCGAACCCGAGCTGCCGATGGTGCTGGCGGCCACCGCGCTGTCGGCGGTGATCTGGGGTTTCCAGTCCACCAAGATAGATGTGGCTGTGCGCACTTTCCAACAGAAGCGCGTGGCGCTGGTCGACCTGGCCTCGCAAGTGGTCGGCCTGGTGGTGATGCTGGTGCTGGGTTACCTGACCCACTCGGTCTGGGCACTGGTCATCGCCGGCCTGGTGTCGGCCCTGGCCTGGACCCTGTTCGGCCATACTGTTCTCGAGGGGCCGCGCAACCGCCTGCAGTGGGACCGCAGTGCGTTGAACGAATTGATCGTGTTTGGCCGCTGGATCCTGTTGTCGTCGATGGTGGGTGTGCTGGCCATGTACGGTGACCGCATCTGGTTCGGTGCCAGCATGACGACGGCGCAACTGGGGGTCTATTCGATTGCCGTACTCATCCTGGGTGCGGTGCAGACCGCACTGATGAAGATTTTCGGGGCGGTGGCGCTCCCCGCCTTCAGCGAGGCAGCCCGGGCCGGCGACCAGGAGCGCCTGAAGGCGTTGTATCACCGCTTCCGCCTGCTGGTCGACCTGCTGGTACTGTTCATCTGTGGCGGGTTCCTCACTGCCAGCCCGTTGCTGATCGGCTGGATGTACGACGACCGCTACCGTGAAGCTGGCCCGATGCTGGCTATTCTTTCGCTGTCGTTCCTCACATTGCGCTATACCTTGGCACACCAGGTGTGGATTGCCCTGGGCCTGACCAAGTACCAGGCCATCGACAACATCATCCGCCTGGTCTCGCTGTGGGGGCTGCTGCCGTTGTTGCTGATGCTTGGTGGCGTGGACTGGGCGATCTGGGGGGTGGCACTGCACACCCTGCCGACGCTGGTGCTGATCGTGTACGTGAATTGCAAGCTGGATATCTTCAGCCTCAAACGTGAGCTGATGGTGCTGCCGATGCTACTGATCGGCGCGCTTTGCGGGGCGCTGCTGACAGCCTTTTTCAACTGGCTGTGA
- a CDS encoding FAD-dependent oxidoreductase yields MIKDYQQQKTLRDSYDVCIIGAGPAGITLALRLAAAGWRVLLAEGGGREYSSLSQDLYACKSTGLELYAKESRLRYLGGTSNHWAGRCRPFTASDFALPPIGGLPGWPIPYAEIASYLPAAMDIVDLPPGSDFEAINSGLGGDEFEPDRFLLSPPTRFAQKYAAALEQTDGLDVFINCNCVDLEYDEATGSLAAVVLSDYQRNRQRLVARTFVLATGGIENARQLLNSESLLSAGIVSKDGLVGSCFMEHLNIDLGTFILKSGLAPEPREYFTTDTFIDAYKAGKGNVRAALLAEVQTYGRTAEVKNFLENLACDMGVASKIAFVARFSCPGDGLISTLIEQFPNLHSRISLLDERDALGVAKVNVNWALTADDRHTIKCIGSELAKQWADTDLGFIKLNDYVYDTSIPLRMSPHAHHMGTTRMASSAQTGVVDRDCKVFGIANLYIAGSSIFATGGASNPTLPLLQFALRLADHLDARMSAARDAMG; encoded by the coding sequence ATGATCAAGGATTACCAACAGCAGAAGACCCTGCGCGACAGCTACGACGTCTGCATCATCGGCGCTGGCCCGGCCGGCATCACCCTGGCCCTGCGCCTGGCTGCCGCTGGCTGGCGCGTGCTGCTTGCCGAAGGGGGCGGGCGCGAGTATTCATCGCTTTCGCAAGACCTGTATGCCTGCAAGTCCACCGGCCTGGAGCTGTATGCCAAGGAGTCCCGCCTGCGTTACCTGGGTGGCACCTCCAACCACTGGGCAGGCCGTTGCAGGCCGTTCACTGCCTCGGATTTCGCCCTTCCGCCGATCGGTGGCTTGCCTGGCTGGCCGATCCCCTATGCGGAAATTGCCAGCTACCTGCCTGCCGCCATGGACATCGTCGACTTGCCACCTGGGTCGGATTTCGAGGCAATCAACAGCGGGCTCGGTGGCGACGAATTCGAACCGGACCGCTTCCTGCTCAGCCCGCCCACGCGGTTTGCGCAGAAATACGCCGCCGCCCTTGAGCAGACCGACGGCCTGGACGTGTTCATCAACTGCAATTGCGTGGACCTGGAGTACGACGAGGCCACCGGCAGCCTGGCTGCGGTGGTCCTGTCCGATTACCAGCGCAACCGCCAGCGCCTGGTGGCGAGAACCTTCGTGCTGGCCACCGGCGGCATCGAGAATGCCAGGCAACTGCTCAACAGCGAATCGTTGCTGAGTGCGGGCATCGTGAGCAAGGATGGGCTGGTCGGGAGCTGTTTCATGGAGCACCTGAACATCGACCTGGGCACCTTCATCCTCAAGTCGGGGCTGGCCCCGGAGCCACGCGAGTACTTCACCACCGATACCTTCATTGACGCGTACAAGGCCGGCAAGGGCAATGTCAGGGCCGCCCTGTTGGCCGAAGTGCAGACCTACGGGCGCACGGCCGAGGTCAAGAACTTTCTGGAAAACCTGGCCTGCGACATGGGGGTCGCCAGCAAGATCGCCTTCGTCGCCCGGTTCAGTTGCCCCGGCGACGGCCTCATCAGCACCCTGATCGAACAGTTCCCCAACCTGCACAGCCGCATTTCGCTGCTGGACGAGAGGGACGCGCTCGGTGTCGCCAAGGTCAACGTCAACTGGGCCCTGACCGCTGATGACCGGCACACCATCAAGTGCATTGGCAGTGAACTGGCCAAGCAATGGGCCGACACCGACCTGGGTTTCATCAAGCTCAATGACTATGTCTATGACACCTCGATACCGCTGAGGATGTCGCCACATGCCCACCACATGGGCACCACGCGCATGGCGTCCTCCGCACAAACCGGTGTCGTCGACCGCGATTGCAAGGTGTTCGGGATTGCCAACCTGTACATCGCTGGCAGCAGCATCTTCGCAACCGGCGGTGCCTCCAATCCGACCTTGCCGTTGCTGCAGTTTGCCTTGCGCCTGGCCGACCACCTGGATGCCAGGATGAGCGCGGCCAGGGATGCTATGGGGTGA
- a CDS encoding acyltransferase, with product MKGWIRKAVAQFVHATGRGSSFYRRFCRPTALEWGAYLSRWGNFHSVGSHFHANPGSKFLDPSLVRIGNSVGLADCTLIGHDGVVLLIEHRFGKHLDSVGYIDIKDNCFIGHGAIIMPRVTIGPESIVAAGAVVTKDVPPGTVFGGNPAEFICTTEELIKRVEARCEAYPWIDLVKQRNGAYDPELEPLLMAQRRQYFFGDGSNG from the coding sequence ATGAAGGGATGGATACGCAAGGCCGTGGCGCAGTTTGTCCATGCAACCGGGCGCGGCAGCTCGTTCTACCGCAGGTTTTGCAGGCCCACAGCGCTCGAGTGGGGCGCGTACCTCAGCCGCTGGGGCAACTTTCATTCGGTGGGCAGCCACTTTCACGCCAACCCAGGCAGCAAGTTCCTCGACCCTTCATTGGTGCGTATCGGCAACAGTGTGGGCCTGGCCGACTGCACACTGATCGGTCATGACGGGGTGGTATTGCTGATCGAGCACCGCTTCGGCAAGCACCTGGATTCGGTCGGCTATATCGACATCAAGGACAACTGCTTCATCGGCCATGGCGCGATCATCATGCCGCGCGTGACCATCGGGCCGGAGTCGATCGTCGCCGCCGGCGCGGTTGTGACCAAGGACGTGCCGCCAGGCACGGTGTTTGGTGGCAACCCGGCAGAATTCATCTGTACCACCGAAGAGTTGATCAAACGGGTCGAGGCACGTTGCGAAGCCTACCCGTGGATCGACCTGGTCAAGCAGCGCAACGGCGCCTATGACCCCGAGCTGGAGCCGCTGCTGATGGCGCAACGGCGCCAGTACTTCTTCGGGGATGGCAGCAATGGCTAG
- a CDS encoding glycosyltransferase family 2 protein, with translation MASKPVDVLVVNFNTAGLLQPMFDALRRADGERLANYLVVDNASVDDSLQRMATVCPQALLLSNKHNVGFGRANNQLLAHLQGKYALLLNTDAFVAADSLQKTLEYMEAHPECGVLGVRLEGRDGDLQPSCRYFPTPLNVFVGRTGLGRLFPGLKMVDEMDWDHASVRECDWLPGCFYLVRREVLDQVGLFDPRYFLYYEEVDHCKRVKAAGWKVVFYPHTTVVHIGGESSRSVAELEAASRQISAYQIESELLYFRKHHGLAGLALHMLLVTLGDLVLALKALLKRRGWGAISACWRHCRATWSLLFKTRYASQPTR, from the coding sequence ATGGCTAGCAAACCGGTCGATGTCCTGGTGGTCAACTTCAACACGGCCGGGCTGCTGCAGCCGATGTTCGATGCGCTGCGCCGGGCCGACGGCGAACGGCTGGCCAACTACCTGGTGGTGGACAACGCCTCGGTGGATGACTCGCTGCAGCGCATGGCCACGGTGTGCCCGCAGGCGCTGTTGCTGAGCAACAAGCACAACGTGGGTTTCGGCCGGGCCAACAACCAGCTGCTGGCGCACCTGCAGGGCAAGTACGCCTTGCTGCTGAACACCGACGCCTTCGTGGCTGCCGACTCCTTGCAGAAGACCCTCGAGTACATGGAGGCGCACCCCGAGTGCGGCGTGCTGGGTGTGCGCCTGGAGGGCCGCGACGGCGATCTGCAGCCCAGTTGCCGCTACTTTCCGACACCGCTCAACGTGTTTGTCGGGCGCACCGGGCTGGGGCGCTTGTTCCCGGGGCTGAAGATGGTCGACGAGATGGACTGGGACCACGCATCGGTGCGCGAATGCGACTGGCTGCCTGGCTGCTTCTACCTGGTGCGCCGCGAAGTGCTCGACCAGGTGGGGCTGTTCGACCCGCGCTACTTTCTCTATTACGAAGAGGTCGACCACTGCAAGCGGGTGAAGGCGGCGGGCTGGAAGGTGGTGTTCTACCCGCACACCACAGTGGTGCACATCGGTGGCGAGAGCTCGCGCTCGGTCGCCGAACTGGAGGCAGCCAGCCGGCAGATCTCGGCGTACCAGATCGAAAGCGAACTGCTGTACTTTCGCAAGCACCACGGCTTGGCCGGGCTGGCCCTGCACATGCTGCTGGTGACCCTCGGCGACCTGGTGCTGGCACTCAAGGCGCTGTTGAAACGACGCGGCTGGGGCGCGATAAGCGCCTGTTGGCGTCACTGCCGGGCGACCTGGTCACTGTTGTTCAAGACCCGGTACGCCAGCCAACCGACAAGGTAG
- a CDS encoding serine O-acetyltransferase, with product MFENVRADLRAHGGDWGAQGFWVLLVYRFGRWRYGVRPAPLRKLFSLLYKVLFKCVQILTGVELPCEVVIGRNFVIDHFGGIVISGYARFGDDCRIRNGVVVGLKNVSEPIAPVFGNNVDIGSGAKVLGSIRIGNNVVIGANAVVLVDVPDNSLAVGVPATIKARQVASTVPVE from the coding sequence ATGTTCGAAAATGTACGTGCCGACCTGCGGGCCCATGGGGGCGACTGGGGTGCCCAGGGCTTCTGGGTATTGCTGGTGTACCGCTTCGGCCGCTGGCGCTATGGCGTGCGCCCGGCACCGCTGCGCAAGCTGTTTTCGCTGCTGTACAAAGTGTTGTTCAAATGCGTGCAAATCCTCACCGGCGTGGAGTTGCCGTGCGAAGTGGTGATTGGCCGCAACTTCGTCATCGACCATTTTGGCGGCATCGTGATCAGCGGCTATGCCCGGTTTGGCGATGACTGTCGCATCCGCAACGGCGTGGTGGTGGGCCTGAAGAACGTCAGCGAGCCGATTGCACCGGTGTTCGGCAACAATGTCGATATCGGCAGTGGGGCCAAGGTGCTGGGCAGCATCCGCATTGGCAACAACGTGGTGATCGGTGCCAATGCCGTGGTGCTGGTGGATGTGCCGGACAACTCGCTGGCGGTAGGGGTGCCGGCCACCATCAAGGCCCGGCAAGTGGCCAGCACGGTGCCGGTCGAGTGA